The sequence below is a genomic window from Cicer arietinum cultivar CDC Frontier isolate Library 1 chromosome 6, Cicar.CDCFrontier_v2.0, whole genome shotgun sequence.
CGTTTCCCTGTCAACTGTttcgtcattttcttccttagGGGTTTTGCTGGTGCAGCTTGAGGCTGCATAGCTTCTGTTTCTGTTTCCATTGGATACAATTCACCAAACTAATGAACCCCTTTTGTTCTAATAACTTCAATTAGTATATCATAACTCGAGTTTGAATACTAGCTGAAACAATATTTGGTAAAGGGTTAAGGCAAAAAAAGAAACTTATTTTTCTTCCTTCCAACAAAAACTTAGATCAACAACATAAACATCTTTCACTCcaaataattttcatcttcTTGAAACAACTCAGGATAGAATCATCAATCATCCAAATCaataccaaaaaataaaaattccaaaatattattatagattaGTTTTCCTTTTGATAACTCTGTCTGTCTCCAAAATCATTGCTCtgatcaacaaaaagaaaaaaaaaaactgggttaaaattaaaagttgaaaCCATTTCAacaagaaataatttttattgcaTTTTCTACATCTTAGTTaagaaaataagataaaaagaaagaatatCACAGATGGGTTGAAGCATTCATCATCAAATGATTCAGTGAAAACCAAAATAAGTAGAAGGAAGAATCTCACCTTATTTTTGTGTGTTGTCTTCTCCTTTCCCACTAAGAAAGCATTTAGATTTAAGGATTAGCTTTTAGGGAGCTAATATGATGTTGGTGTAGGACACCCTGTAAGTAAAAGAACtttgattaatattaatatatagtgCAAAAAGTAGTGCAAAAAGAAAGTGATATAAGAGAGCTAATAGTAAATAATTTGAAGAAAGTGACAAGAAGAAAAGGAACAAAAAAGGATAGTGATTAAGAATTACTACTACTAAGACACTACACTCACATGTAAATAACAACTTTATGTGAATCTAAATCACAAGTATACATACAAAAACGCACTGAACAGGAACATAAAGGTAGTGATGATGATGAAATCACAAAGTGTTAAATATTGTTTGAGGATATTTTAcagaatatttaaaaataaagagaaagtgaacagaacaaaaaaaaaagtaagcaaAAAACTAAATAGTAGTGGACAAATGTAGTGAAAAGGAGAACCATTCATTAATTAAGGAAAAACCAAGAAATGGTCCCATCCAAGGTATGAACAACGGAATTAACAGAACCACGCGCAGTTAGATTCCCACTTGCGCGAGTGGAGATTGCTTTTGTTTAATGCTCAGTTTTTAAGTTGACTCTTCCTCTATCGTTTATTTCAGTCCACTTTATCCACACTTTATTTTACCactttttcttattatttttttcctgCAATAATTCCTTTTTCACGTTCTGTAAACAAATtctatttgttaaataatttttttatacggAAAAGAATACATAGAGGGGATTATGACTCAATTTCAGATAGAAAAATCTTATAATTCActtaacaataatatataaaagaaaaaaaattgtatagaaaaaaaatacatatatgaaAGCAATCTCTCTCTACAAGAGAAATATTTACATGGAgataacatttaaattaatatatttagacacacattagtaataaaaattaaaacaaaataggaTTAAACGAAAcgactattttaattttatttatttatgtatataaatattttaatttgagatcGTGATTTTAGAAGACTTGCTCTATGCACAATAAGCCTAGCACCAATTATTTCCGCATAAAAGACAAGTATAATTCTTAGTCAACTTTTACAAATTTGTTGAATGATATAGAAAAATGTTTACCACTCGCCACCACAATTAGACCTCGATGACAACGCAAGAAAACAATCttacaatgaaaaaaaataaaatttaattttgattgattaaataaatattgtaatgtaAACTCTTTTAATAGATTATAcggtataaatatttttaaagataaaatataaactttatatattaaataaaggcaaatatatttaagttacatgaaaatatcacattggttttttaatttttttctattgtaataaattaattatttatatttgtaaacattacaatattaaattatttttagtcataatatcattttaaaaatttgtagttcaatttttttttataaatttactataaattttgttatgaatcatataaagaatattataaaatttatgttttaattacaAGAACTTTAATATGTATTTTACTCGAATTCTCtcttattcaattattttttataaaattaattgagaatttatgttgttaatattattacaaTCAAAATtccttaaaaattatataaatttattgagAAAGTTGAGAGGGTTTgagatttaaattttactaatttaaaataagacgaacttaactaaaaaaaattaaaaaactgatttattaaaatatatatataaataactaatttataattttgatataacttaaaatatgggaagatatatttaaaaaaaaaactaaatgatAACTTGTTGGGAGAATCTGGGTGTTGTTTCGGCAAGTTCTGTAAGTTTTTTCTAATTAAGAACTCATAAAATAAGTTGAAAAAGAAcacaaaaagataaataaaactaagTAATGTTGGATGGAGACATCCTTCAAACTAATTAATTAGatacttaatttttaaattgggTCAATAATGGCCCTCGCAGTTTCTGGTTTTTAAATGAAAGTTTGAAAACACATGATTGAAGTTGTTTTGTGCATGCGGTTGCAGTTGATATTAATATGCTCCATTTGGGGACCTGACCCGACAAACACTGAAACAATCATGTGGGTTTATCCATGCCATATGCTTGATAGATTTCAGGGAGTGTTTCATAGcaaattgtgtgttttttttttttttaattataataataataataataataataataataataataataataataataataataataataataattattatcaatacttgATTATTGATTGTTTTTTAACTCTACTCTTCCaaagactaaaattaatataagtaatttagagtttgataaaaaaaattaaattaaactaaaaattatttcaattaaaaatttaaattcaaattcaaactcaaatcaaatatttattttatcaatattgAATTGTAAATAAGGGAAGGGCATATTTAGACGTGGATTGAATGGGGTTAACAAAATTAACACTCCAACTGTTGTATATTAGTGTcacatttgtaaaataaatttatctcaaaaagattattgttttgtattttatatgtaattataattatttttttaaaattaactctCTAAGTAATATAATGTATATATatctcttttaaattattatttttgctaTGCATTTATGATAATGAagtaaaataactatttttttattattatattttttttaatctatgtaAAATAGTAAATACGAGGTGATTGAATAAAGTAATAAActttacttaaaataaaattaccgttaaaaatatcaatcaatataaaaataagagagaACGAAAGGAGACAacaatttcattaaaataataaaaattacaaaatataataaataataatatataaatactaGTGTCTTATACGAATAAACTACCTAACAATATATAAagtctaataaattaattatataacatACAGTAGatgattaatatataatatatatgtatgcaCACTATTACATCACATCACATGAGAAAATGAAGTATTTTGTGCACAAGAGGAAGAACCTCCACCCTCGGCTGCCCCTCTAAATCCGtctctaaaatatatgattaacTTAAAATTAATGTACTCATAATTGATCAATGTTTTCTTGATTAAGAGTTATGtggaaatattttaataattttttatattctttacATAGTCAATAACCACACACTTGAACATCACATATccagtaaattttttaaaatattatatatttgatattctaTTCACTTGTGTATGAATACTCAGTTACCAACATCTATTTTTGTAACATTAAATTATATACGTTGctttaaatttaatgtttaaattaGATAATATTTTGTCTACAAACCAATTGGCAACGATTATGCGATAAAAATTAGTTACGTGGACTTGAAATTCCAAAATTCAACCGCGTTGaataataacttttttcaatataaatggAAATGGAAttgaaattaagaaaataacattTGACTGGGCAACTGTAAGATAAAACATTtaagtggaataatataataagtCCACTCGTTTTTAGTCGTAGAAATATGTCAATATGTCATCGCCCATCGACAAcgttgttgttgtgttgtttcTATCACTCTCAATTTATAATggcaataaaatatataaaataattcaaaatttcgTTTGACAATGAAATTCAAATTTACTCGGTGACGATTAATATAGTAGCATGCGGCATTAGCACAGGGACACAAGGGAGGCCACAAATTTTACTCAAAactattttaaacttttatatttgTATCTAAGTCTAGAATATCAAAAGTCTAAAGTTATtctcatatattattattttttatgtatttcttttaaaacatattaaattcaatttttctcatctctaatCTCTTCTTCTAATCCATCCCTACGACGGCAGACTGCCGGCATTATCAGCCACCATCAACCACTAACTCTCTAAACTGCATGTTTTACTTTCACTCATTGCGTTTGAATGTTGCTGACACAATTTTTCATTTGgtggataaattttttatccaaattCCAAATCGTTATAGAATCGCGATCCATCCAAATTATATAGCTTTATAGCATAATTGTGGTTTGATATATGTTAATCAGATGTGACAAATTCCGACTAGGTCTAACATGACAAAGATGTTAATAGATATgctaattaatatagatattgtgGACTTGTGGTGTATGTGGCTGTAATTTttataatcaatattttatgagtaaaatcatttttataagtAGAATTGTGTTTGTTAAGTTACCGTTGCTGAAATATATACTTGAGTCTAATATGTGAATGTGATATGTTGTACatctttttttgttaaataaattaatctaatcaaATGACATGCATTATGTAGATTAGTATGTGTAATATCTCTGTGCATCAGGTCGATTGGTGTGTTATGTGCATCAGGTAGATTGGGTATGTGCATTATTTAgatttatatgtatataaagactaaaatttatgttactaatttttttaattattaaattgcaccttttatttatttattatgactccatttttaagattagaatcgTGACTTCCTATATGTAAGACAATCCAATATATTAGTATATACTAATGTCATGGtattaataaaacaataattaagcAATGCTGGATCACGTATATGTATATACTAATGTTACTGGCACTCCTCTTACCATTAATCATGTTCAAACTaagttgatttgatttgaattcaaatttttttttttttgatttaggtgataataaatatattatgttgGAACACAATCAAGAGTGgagggtgaatcaatggtgaaaaaTCGATAATTGAAAACCTGTGTTTGAGAAGatgatggagaaaagagagagattatggaagagagtaattttctgttttcactATATTATCAAAATGACattagtttttaaaactatacacAAAGGTATTTATATGGGGTACAATGTGGAACCAATTAATCTGGCCCAAAAcaacatttgaattatatttcacTTCCAATACACCACCTTAATTCAAATGCTCCACATTCTTCATGCCTAGCTTCATCACAAGTTTGTTGAAAACCTCATTCGTAACGCCTTTCGTCAACAAATCTGCAACTTGTTCTTCGCTTTTGCAATACCCCAAACGTAACTGTCCGGAACTCACTAGTTCCCTCAAATAGTGAAACCTCATCTAAATATGCTTGCTCCTCCCATGTGCTATGGGATTCTTAGCAAGGTTGATGGCTGAAACATTGTCCATCAACAGCAAAACAGCTCATCTCGTGTTGCTGTCCAGCTCACGCAGCAGGTTCACTAGCCACACAGTTTGGCATGCACATAACGAAGCTGCGATATACTCCACCTCGCAGGAAAAGAGAGCAACCACCGACTCCTTTTTAGAACACCAAGAGATTGGTGCCCCTCCGAACATAAAGACATAACCGGCCGTTGATTTCCGATCATCCTTATCTCCGCACCAATTGGAGTCGGTGTATCCGAGTAATTCGTAACTTTTGCCCATGTCATTTGCAGGAAATAAAATTCCACAGCCAAGAGTACCTTTCACATATCTAAGTATCCTCTTAACTGCTGCCAAATATGATACCTTCGGCCTCTCCATGAACCTACTTGCAATACCGACACTAAACGCTAAATCTGGCCACTTATTGCACAAGTAATGCAATGATCCTATCAATCTCTGGTATTGAGTAGGATCCACATCTTGCTCATCTTCACTCTTGGACACCTGTAAACGTGCCTCGGCTGGTGTTGTGGCAGCATTGCAATGCTCCATATCGCACCTCTTCAAGATCTCCATTGCATACCTCTTTTGATGCATGAGCAGCCCCAACTTTGTCTTTTGGAATTCTATGCCTAAGAAGTATTTCATTGTGCCAAGATCAGTCATTTCAAACTCCCTCATAAGCTCTTCTTTGAACTTTGAAATGTAACTTTCACAGCTGCCCGTAATCAATAAATCGTCCACATAAAGACAAAGTATGATTACTCCTTCGCTTGCATCCGACTTCACATAAACACCATGTTCGGATACGCACTTCTTGAAACCAATGTTTATAAGAAAACCATTTATGTGTTTGTTCCAAGCTCTTGGCGCTTGCTTCAAACCATAGAGTGCCTTCCTTANNNNNNNNNNNNNNNNNNNNNNNNNNNNNNNNNNNNNNNNNNNNNNNNNNNNNNNNNNNNNNNNNNNNNNNNNNNNNNNNNNNNNNNNNNNNNNNNNNNNNNNNNNNNNNNNNNNNNNNNNNNNNNNNNNNNNNNNNNNNNNNNNNNNNNNNNNNNNNNNNNNNNNNNNNNNNNNNNNNNNNNNNNNNNNNNNNNNNNNNNNNNNNNNNNNNNNNNNNNNNNNNNNNNNNNNNNNNNNNNNNNNNNNNNNNNNNNNNNNNNNNNNNNNNNNNNNNNNNNNNNNNNNNNNNNNNNNNNNNNNNNNNNNNNNNNNNNNNNNNNNNNNNNNNNNNNNNNNNNNTCTTGGAATAATTCACAATCACGGAGTCTTTGAGGCAATCCTCTTCGCCTTGTTGGTCGTCTACTTGATTCACCTGTTTCGGTTCTGAAAGGTTGCTGTACAGCACCTTCAACAGGCTGAAAATTCTGATTTTCctgcagaaaatcgattggcaaattgatttcCACCTCTCTAGAAGCTCTAGGATGCTGATTTTCGTggcataaatcgattggtaaatcgatttcccccTCTCCAGAagcaaaattatgatttttctgcaaaaaatcgattggtaaatcgatttcccccTCTCTAGAagcaaaattttgatttttctgcagaaaatcgattggtaaatcgattggcacttcacCAGTAGCTCCACGATGTCGATTTTTGTggcataaatcgattggtaaatcgatttctcgAGCTGATATGGCAGTTTTTCTGCTGTCAAACTGCCGTATCTCATCCACGATCACATCTCGACTAATTACGATCTTCTTGCTACTCACATCAAACAACTTGTAGCCTCCGGTAGGATGATATCCGACAAGCAACATCATTTCACTCTTGTCATCAAGCTTCTTTCGAAGCTGTCCCGGAATATTTCGAAATGCTACCGAACCGAAAACGCGCAAATGACTCAAATTCGGTTTGAATCCAGACCATACCTCTTCTGGAGTCACCTTTTCCAGCTTCTTTGAGATCTCGAAAATTCAAGTGTCCAAGACGGTAGTGCCACAACCATTCATCACGACTTGCCGCTGTAGCTAAGCACCTATGCTCCATGATTTCCAACTCAATCTTGAAAGTCCCATTGGCAGCCATAGGAGCCTTAAGGATCAAAACACCGTTTTGGTCCAAAACACGGAAAACCTTGTTTTTCATCTGAATCATGTAATTCCTCTCAAGCAATTGGCCAATACTCAAGAGATTACACTTGATTCCTGGAATGTACATCACATCTTTGATCAAGGAATGACCACCATCCCTTCTCATGATCAAAACATCACCTATACTGTCGGTCGCTAATGTCGTATCATCTGCGAATTTCACTCAACTTCACGCGGCTTGATTGATCTTCACGAACCAATCCTTTCTTCCTGTCATATGTGTCGAACAACCTGAGTCCAAGTACCACTCATTTCTCCCTTGGGCTCCATCTCGAACTGTTACCATTGCGCTTTTTTCCGAATGCGTTATTGCAGAATTTTCTGCACTGCAATAGTTGTTGTCCAGCAACTTCCTCTTGTCACAGTTGTTGTCCAGCACCTCTTTAATTTCGTAGTTCTCTTCCGTGATCATTACAAGAACCGTGTTATCATAATCCACGTCTTGCCTAGCAACCTTAGCCTCATCCGCATAATTCTCCCTTGGTTTCGCTCTACACTCTCTTGCGAAATGCCCAAGCTTTTGACAATTGTAACACTTCTTGATACTTTTGTCGAACGGCTTGTAGTTGTCTTGACCACCACCTTTGGAACTACCCTCACCTTTCCTTGAATTTTGTGACTCTTTTCCATCAAAATTCTGGAAATTTTTCTTTCCTCTAGAAGGCCATTTCCCTTTCGATTTCTTATTCTTCTCGTTGAAACGGGCTTGCAAAGCAACTTCCGCTTTGGCTTTATCGTTTCCTCTTTCGTCCATTCTTTGTTCATGAGCTTCCAATGAACTTTGAAGTTCATACTTTGTCATCGTCTTGAGATCGTTCGATTCCTCAAGCGCCACCACAATATTATCGAATCTTGGTGTTAAAGAACGCAATACCTTTGACACAAAATTATGTTCGGAAACGGCTTCACCACACGACTTCATTTGATTCCCCAAGCGTGTCACACGCGTCACGTAATCGTTAATTGTTTCCTTGTCTTCCATTTGAAGTAACTCAAACTGCCGCTTATGAGTTTGTAACCTCACCACCTTCGCCTTATCCGCACCAGCATAAGCTTTCTCAAGAGTACCCCAAGCTGTCTTCGTTGAGTCGCAATCGCCAACTTTTTCGAAGTTGTCACTATCGACGCAAGAATGAATCAAGAAGAGGGCCTTGTAGTATTTCTTCTTATCTTCCTTGAATTTCGCTTGTTGAGCTGTTGTAGCCTCTTTACCAAGAGGAGTAATGCCATCGGTAATCATATCAAGAACATCTTGATATCCAAACAAAACTTTCAtttgtttgtgccatttgtCATAATTCTTCGAATCAAGAATCGGAAGGTTGGTAGGAATTTTGTCATTGGAAACTGACATGATTGCAGCGGAATTGGATCTGAACTAAGCTCTTGATGCCAAATGTTGGAACACAATCAAGAGTGgagggtgaatcaatggtgaaaaaTCGATAATTGAAAACCTGTGTTTGAAAAGatgatggagaaaagagagagattatggaaGAGAGTAATTTTCTGTTATCACTATATTATCAAAATGACattagtttttaaaactatacacATAAAGGTATTTATATGGGGTACAACGTGGAACCAATTAATCTGGCCCAAAA
It includes:
- the LOC140920831 gene encoding uncharacterized protein → MSVSNDKIPTNLPILDSKNYDKWHKQMKVLFGYQDVLDMITDGITPLGKEATTAQQAKFKEDKKKYYKALFLIHSCVDSDNFEKVGDCDSTKTAWGTLEKAYAGADKAKVVRLQTHKRQFELLQMEDKETINDYVTRVTRLGNQMKSCGEAVSEHNFVSKVLRSLTPRFDNIVVALEESNDLKTMTKYELQSSLEAHEQRMDERGNDKAKAEVALQARFNEKNKKSKGKWPSRGKKNFQNFDGKESQNSRKGEGSSKGGGQDNYKPFDKSIKKCYNCQKLGHFARECRAKPRENYADEAKVARQDVDYDNTVLVMITEENYEIKEVLDNNCDKRKLLDNNYCSAENSAITHSEKSAMVTVRDGAQGRNEWYLDSGCSTHMTGRKDWFVKINQAA